GCTAACTATATacatattgtaaaataaaattctccCAGGTCTACACAAATGTCATCACACAGATGCATTTTGGAAAAggcctgtatttgtttatttcttactgttttctgtttattactgCCGGATGTTGTACATGCGTTTTTACCAGCACAGACCAGTCTCTCATCAGCCAATCCCTGTGGTTATTGCAAGAAAGCTCCTCCATGAAAATTGTTATCAAAGCAATAgcataaagttttatttctaaCTCACTTATCCTTGGTAAAAGTTGGTCTCAGGAACTTTGTGTATAAAATTTAGAAGAAAACTTTTagtgtgactctcagtggtaAGACAAAATGCTTTGTGAATACATGCcctggtcttttcatgggatttatttAAGAATAATATCTCTAAGAATATTGCCAACATTATCCTTAAAAACAGAACTGGTATAGTCCACCAAATGATAAAGCGTGCAAACTTACCGTGTCAATGTCGAAGCATAGCTGCTCACTGAGCATGTCAAACTCCCCAGGAGTCATTGGGGGCTCAGGAGACTGGCAAGAAGGTGGCGTGGCGCTTGAATTAGGGCTGGGACACAAGGGAAAGGGAGATATTACAAGTGAAGGGACTGCTTCCCACCGGTGGAAATTCATATAAGTCTTTACGCTGTATGTTATGCTGTATAAGTGATGTGCCAAAATCAACATTATtcattatatcattattattccccaactttgatttaaaaattaaacatcatGGTGAAATTATGATAAACTTACTTTAACACAAAGTGAGCAGAGTAAGGGCCTTATGTAGCAGTAATAAACTCACCGCAATTCTGAGATGGGGATCAGGGTAGATGGTATGTATGGATGGACTGAAAATTTAACAAAAGATATAAAAGAGATTAATGATGCAGCCCACAATCTGGTCAACAATAATTTCAAAACATGATCTGAAAAAACATTAACTCTAAATGAAGAAGTGGTTTGGCACTCTTGCCTTTGCTGGGTTGACTATTGTAAAGCCGACCGAAGGCCTCGTCTTTGGGGATGTCGGGGTAGAGGAACTTGAGCGGGTTCTCCGGGACAACCCCATCTGAGATCACTTTGTAGTCTCGTATGATGTCGGCAAATGGGAGAGCACTAAGCCGGTTTTTAGTGTAGGGCTCCACAGAGTTGAATTTCACATCTCCTGTTGTGGAAAGTCACTATTAGCAAAGCACAGCATCAGATCTAATAATAAAGCCCACCTGGAATGTTTAACCAGGAAACTATGTCAAACTACTTTCTGATGACCTATCTATGATCTCCATAAAGGATGATTATTTAAGTGactaaaatacaataaatcaaAAATCGGGAGTTTAGTATTTTAATGACACAATTGGTAGAGATGGTGTATTTGAAAGACACCTCACCATTGTCGCTATGCTCCACCCAGGTAAAAGTGATTCCTCCAAGGTGGCTCTCACTGAAGCGTAAGAGGAAGGTGCCCggctctctgtccttcagcAGAGTGCGCTCCGTCTCTTTACTGACAAAACCCATGATGTAGCTgggaaacaaaaaataaagggGTAAGAATTGTAAGAATTATAactgcttgtgtgcatgtgttttatgtgctttttccttttttgcagACTTGCAAAATTGAAACTGGAGCATATTAGTTTCTGATTATTTATTGCTGTCTGCCTTTGGATGGTTACGTCAACATGGCTACTTCTGTGGGTCTGAAATGCTGCTGCAATGTTTTTCCCATAGATGgagcagtttgacagaaaatgagtgtTAAGTGTTTGGTATGCTACATTTTATGTTACAAGCCACTAGTTTGGAGACATAACCAGCTACTGGCTGCTGCTCTAGATtagcacagacatgagagtggtgtcaatATTCTCATCTAGCCGTCAGTAAGAGAGTAAATAAAAGTCTAGAAggatttacagaaaatgttccTTTAAGTTTTAGAGAGTCTCACACTGGCAGTTAGTGGGACACTTCCTACATTTATGCTCTTtagaaaagtgaaaacagatacattcaaaacaacactgaggaTAGTATATTTACTGAGACAGTTGAAGGGGTGTGGAGGGTGAGATGAGGTGAGACATTCTTACTTCTCATTCCAAACTGGCAGCAAGTGTTTCTTGATGAGTTCCAGGATGGAGTCTAGCCACATCCAGAAACTGAAGGGCTTTCCTGGAATATTCTCCTTGAAGAATGTACAACGCATGCAAAGAgattcaaattacatttttttggtgtttaAATATCACATTCTATATGTAATGTAGCAGCATGGGGCACAGAAAATGCAGTCTAATCAACCACTATTTGGCACATGATACCACATGGTACTGGAATGAGGTAATGTAATGTAGCACTTACCTTAGAGAACTTAGACCAGGACACTTGATAGTCACTACAGGAGGCATGCTGGCCTATAGAAAGACACAGTGTATATACCATAAAACATAACTATACCCAAGGTAGCTTGACAGTTCTAGTCAGCAGCTATGGGTCCTGTTGAATTGCCTTTAAGGAGGGTACTGAGCGACAAGTGTAATTTTTATGGGAAGATGAGTAGGTTAATGCCACCTcatatgtgtattttattttatttttttttacagttattgCAAAATCTACAGGCATCGTGTTGAGTAAACATACCAAGAAGCTTTTCTCCCAACATGGTGAGCTGCTCCTTGTTGAGGCCCCGACCGGCAAAGGTGGAGAACTGCCAGCTAAGGACCTCAGAGAGCTGGCTCCAGCTGGCCCGAGGTGGGTTTCCAAAGAATGACAAGTTCTGGCAATGAATAGGAAGAAGGAGAAACAGTTCTTAATATAATGCAGCACTGTTCAACTGTATCATTAACTACAGCATCAAAAGTGACCATAAAGTTCAATCACCACCCCTCTAAAATTGCCGTATTAGCCTGCTTTAATTTTAGCTGGGTGCGCATGAGCGATTAAACTGGCAACCGCCAGGCAACTGCTTCTGCAGcactttccattttttaaaagaaaaaaacactttttgtgtttgagtgtgttggCTCACCCTTGGCTCATCCGTCAGAAGGTTATACCACATGACGGAGGCCCAGCCTCCAGGCAGCTGGCTCACGTTGGAAATGACCACCAGTGGCAGAGAACACgtctgatggaaaaaaaaattcacatacACAATAAGCAATTTGCTGGCCGCTACAAAAGACAGCCGAACGTCAAACAAAATCTACGCTACTTCTAACCTCCAGGTCGATGGTGAGGCCCTGCACCGTGAAGCAAGCCTCAAAACTGAGAGAGTGAAGTTCCTCTGTCACAGAGAGCAGAccctgcaaaacacacaaacacaaaactcaacACTGCATCATGGACATTCAAATTATGAAGCTCATTGGGTACAGCAATTTTAAAATGATTGATTGTGATGACATAGTTTGCCATTACCATTGttttaacttatttttattaatgtatGAAAATAATCCACAAATACAATTAAGCTGAACGTAGCATAGGTTTTCAGCATAAGTGTAAAGAGAGCGCTTTGTTGGTACATCAGTGGTGAGCTCATCTACATTTCTTACCTCATTTCCCTTTGTGCCATTGAtatatttcttctctttcaacTGCTGCAAGATACAAACTCAATGTCAGTTGGCTTAAAatcaacagaagaaaaacaaaaactaataaagaaaatcaacaaatcactgatgactaatgactaatgatgaatattttaaacTATATCCAAATATATGTGGAAACTGGATTTAGTCTACAGATACTCTATGATAGCTACTGAGAAAACTTAAGTATGAACTCAAAGAACTAATACAATGACTTTTTCATTAAGTTGGGGAGAAATCTGCTTTActgcttttccctctctctcggCATGCAATGAAGGATTGGTTatgtgcttttcttttcaaTAATAAATGACACATAAGAATGAATATAATCAGACAGCGAACAGGTTGTCTTACCAGGTGTCTGAACTCCACCGAGAGGCAGCCATTGGAGTAGTCCTCAATATCCATAACTTTAGTGTTGTTGGTCAGGATGAAAAACTGACGActtctgaggagaaaaagaaggtaAAGCAGGAGAGGGGGAAGCCATGTAAATATTCAATTACTGTAAAATACTTTAAGAAACCAAAATGTAGACATTTGTCATTCAATAAATATGGATGCTTTTAAATTGCTGGAGCTGGAGTTTAtctattttagtttttaatggtTGACTTGTTAAGCTGTTTGGAATTAACCAATTTCTTGATGTGGTGAAGTACTGGCTGCAGTATGGCAATATATGTAAATGCATGTCTGTAATCTGGTGTAGTATACTGTTGGCTATGGTTCCTCAAACCCACTACCATAGTGCTACACTGCTTCTATCTGTGCTAAAATTAAGCATCAGAAGTACGTCCTGTACTCACACTCTGCCGGGGGGGAGGTCCctagagacacaaacacacaaatataaaaagatTAGTGCTGCAGACAAATTCATCTGCAGGGTATGACTTTTACATTGCAGAtagaaaattaaacaaaatctcacttgtcaaatgttgttttcactttcagctGATAATCCACTTCTGGGAGTTTAACCAGGAGTCTGGGAGAaatcagaaagagaaaaaaactgagttCTCAACCAacattattacagttttttttctttcccaagtgatgacaaataaacagataaaaatgaaaacattagaaaatgtCACATGCTTTTTACTTAAAGACAGAGGTATAAACAAGAATAATATGGACAAAtatagcaggaaaaaaaaaaatcaaggaagCATATTAGGTTACGTAATGATACCTGACTTTGGTGGTGAATTGAACTCCAGTCTTGATGATGAGGGGCTTCTGTGGATGTGTGGGCATGCATGGCTGCTTCTCCACAACAAATGAGCTGAGAACAAACCGCACCTCATATGATTTACACAGTTTTCATCACATTCATTTCACGCATGCATGTGAGAGGGCATTCAAGCCACAGTTGGTCGTGTCCTGAATTTAGCACCTTTTTGTACTGTGCAATATGTTGCCAATGCTAAGGAGGAAATCATGTTACTTGTAATGTTGGTGTGCTCAGCCATCTATGTTCAATCTAAGTGtttacagagatgaaaaaataCATGATGCTACACAAATTTCAAGCTGTAAAGCCAGAAGACTTCCTTCCACAAAGCCATCATGGTTAGTCACAGACAAACGGTAAGGAGTTGCTGACTTCCCTCAGGTGGTGttattttgatttctgtttgtCTTATTGGAAATAGAAACATGTTGAACTGGAAACACTCcacaaaaatgctaaataaagTTGCTGGACAGAGTATTGCGTGTTCAAACCACCTAATTACTGAAAAAGTAAGTATATGCACATACTATCAGTTGTGTTTCATTGCCTGTTTGCTTTGTGTGGTGCTCAGTGTACCTCTTGATGAGGTGATAGATAAGGTATTTAACTCGCTCCTCCATCTGAGGTTTTTGCAGCGGGATCGGGTCACTCTCATAGGTGACCTTCACAACCAGCTCCCCCAGTTTGTCCAGCTGACGCTTGATCTGGAAGAGACTTTGTGCTGTCAGAGTAAACCTGCAAGGGgacaggtgagaggaggatgaggaggatgatagAGAGATTTTATGCATATTTCAAATACGTGACATTCATATACCATGTTAGACTGATCTGGGCCTAGCCAGTGTGGGTGAGAATTCATATCGAAGTTGAAACTGGTTGGTCTTACAATGAAGTTGTACTTTACACTACTGGAGTTTTTAGCTTTTCGCTTCTCGATACACTTCAAAAGTAGGTGAAGTTTTGCCATATATGACCCACTCTCAGAATTCACATTGAAAATAACTGAGCAGTTTGATCCAGCTTTCAAGCCAAAAACTTGTTGGGGTCATTTGTGAGGTTGATGTATTTGGATCACACTGGCTGTGGTCACAAGCGTGCTAGCAGATCCATGCTGCTTTATAGCACTGCTCTGAGCTACAAGCtgatgtcagcatgctaacatactcacaGATGACAATGCTGATATTTAGCATGTGTAATACTTATAGGCATATATTAACTCAACTTTAGTTGTATTGTGTTAGAATGCAAATGTATGCTAATCAGCAGACAAATAGTGCTGCTAAGGCTGATGAGAATGTAAAAATTTGAACCTGATGATTTAATTTACAgccagaaaacagcagcactgtaaAAGTCAGAAGATCAGTAGTGTTTATCTTCTGGGGATcacaaatgtctgtacaaattagttgttgagatatttcaaccTGGACCAAAGAGGTGAACTAACCAGCATTGCTGTCACTAAAGCCACACCACTAGCTAAGAACAGATCAGCAGCGACCACTTCAGTGATTTACTGCTGTGATGTTACACACAAGCAACCAGGTGAAAAGTGGTACAGAGCGCAGCTAAATGTCAACAAATGGATGAGAGTGGTACATCTTCCCAGAGGAACATCTTTGGTTAAATTGCAGAGGGCCAGCGTGTACAGAAAGAGTATAACTACTCTAGAAATTAAGTGAACAGTATGTTTCCACAACAAATTATGAAAAGCTCTTCAAACAAAATGAGATTTCTTGTCAGATGAGCCAGTTTATTCAGATCTAGCTGCTATCCTGAGCTCTTGTTCATGTCATTTGTGGAATAATGGTTTGATAAAAGCAGCTATTCAAGGTCAGCCTACACGCTTTGTTGATTATAGGTCCAGTTCTGAACCTGATGTCGCtcataaaaaattaaaaggaaatCCACTGATTTGACAGTATAATCATTATGAGGAGTTCTACTCAACCTGTAAAAATAATGCAATGTTTCCTGTGTGGAGGagctgagaaaataaccctgatgatgtcattagGGCTATCTTGGCTTGGCAATTACAGATTTATAACAGAAAACCCACATAACAAACTGAAGGTGAGGAGGCTGAAAGGGCATTTATCTGACAGTGAGTAATAAGtggttgcatcatgggaaatgaaGGATCCATCAAGATATCTGAGCCTCTACTGCTTGTGTATTGTGGGTAGCCTGACTTTACAGTTAGAGCAAAACTTTGAGGGTATGTTAGTTACATATGAAGTTTAATCTGAGATTACTGTGCTCATTACCAGCTCTGCAGCTGGTCCAGGCCAGTGAGCAGTGGACCGCCGATGGCGGCGATCTGCTGCCTGCGCTTCCAGTCCTGCAGCTCAGGGTTGAGCTGAGAAGTCATCAGGTCATCAATCTCCTTAATCACAACATCCATCTTTGACAGGATCTCCTAACAGACATATGAGGAACAGTTGTGATGGTTTGCGAAATGTAAATTATACAACACGATGAGTCTTTATTCGTACATTCGAGAGCTGTGGGCATCTTTGCCCAcatgcatttttatatttgGAGACATTTTGTGAGACTCCTTTGCCCCTTATATGTTTGAATTTTGCATGATGATACAAATGCATACCTTCCTTTTAAAGTCGAGTCTGTTAAGCATTTCCTGTAGTCttgttacttcctgtttcatcaTGTCAGAGTTCCTATCTGCTGATTCTGACAaccaaacacacaaccac
This genomic window from Lates calcarifer isolate ASB-BC8 linkage group LG1, TLL_Latcal_v3, whole genome shotgun sequence contains:
- the LOC108897211 gene encoding signal transducer and activator of transcription 4 isoform X2, with amino-acid sequence MSQWKQIQQLEIRLLEHVDYLYDDNFPMDIRQGLASWIESQDWDTAANDESMAAVLFTNLLSQLERVRSQEQNFLQRHNMKIIQQQLQVKYSTNPAVMARVISTCLREERRILSSACTQEQGPLEKSLQNSVAFERQKNMDNRVGIIRGSVQLMDQAVKYIEDMQDDFDFRYKTLQSRESADRNSDMMKQEVTRLQEMLNRLDFKRKEILSKMDVVIKEIDDLMTSQLNPELQDWKRRQQIAAIGGPLLTGLDQLQSWFTLTAQSLFQIKRQLDKLGELVVKVTYESDPIPLQKPQMEERVKYLIYHLIKSSFVVEKQPCMPTHPQKPLIIKTGVQFTTKVRLLVKLPEVDYQLKVKTTFDKDLPPGRVRQFFILTNNTKVMDIEDYSNGCLSVEFRHLQLKEKKYINGTKGNEGLLSVTEELHSLSFEACFTVQGLTIDLETCSLPLVVISNVSQLPGGWASVMWYNLLTDEPRNLSFFGNPPRASWSQLSEVLSWQFSTFAGRGLNKEQLTMLGEKLLGQHASCSDYQVSWSKFSKENIPGKPFSFWMWLDSILELIKKHLLPVWNENYIMGFVSKETERTLLKDREPGTFLLRFSESHLGGITFTWVEHSDNGDVKFNSVEPYTKNRLSALPFADIIRDYKVISDGVVPENPLKFLYPDIPKDEAFGRLYNSQPSKVHPYIPSTLIPISELRPNSSATPPSCQSPEPPMTPGEFDMLSEQLCFDIDTMSSPYSE
- the LOC108897211 gene encoding signal transducer and activator of transcription 4 isoform X1, which produces MSQWKQIQQLEIRLLEHVDYLYDDNFPMDIRQGLASWIESQDWDTAANDESMAAVLFTNLLSQLERVRSQEQNFLQRHNMKIIQQQLQVKYSTNPAVMARVISTCLREERRILSSACTQEQGPLEKSLQNSVAFERQKNMDNRVGIIRGSVQLMDQAVKYIEDMQDDFDFRYKTLQSRESADRNSDMMKQEVTRLQEMLNRLDFKRKEILSKMDVVIKEIDDLMTSQLNPELQDWKRRQQIAAIGGPLLTGLDQLQSWFTLTAQSLFQIKRQLDKLGELVVKVTYESDPIPLQKPQMEERVKYLIYHLIKSSFVVEKQPCMPTHPQKPLIIKTGVQFTTKVRLLVKLPEVDYQLKVKTTFDKDLPPGRVSRQFFILTNNTKVMDIEDYSNGCLSVEFRHLQLKEKKYINGTKGNEGLLSVTEELHSLSFEACFTVQGLTIDLETCSLPLVVISNVSQLPGGWASVMWYNLLTDEPRNLSFFGNPPRASWSQLSEVLSWQFSTFAGRGLNKEQLTMLGEKLLGQHASCSDYQVSWSKFSKENIPGKPFSFWMWLDSILELIKKHLLPVWNENYIMGFVSKETERTLLKDREPGTFLLRFSESHLGGITFTWVEHSDNGDVKFNSVEPYTKNRLSALPFADIIRDYKVISDGVVPENPLKFLYPDIPKDEAFGRLYNSQPSKVHPYIPSTLIPISELRPNSSATPPSCQSPEPPMTPGEFDMLSEQLCFDIDTMSSPYSE